One genomic segment of Anaerotignum faecicola includes these proteins:
- the minC gene encoding septum site-determining protein MinC, producing MYNENYVIFKGTKDGVTVIFDPEVSFETLCTQLEKKVAEAGKFFDNVKTSLAFKGRIFTEEEEETLLKIIAKHTTMEITFVKTENNEIKRLSDLLEKELAPFNLAKFHKGSLRNGQKIEFEGSVIVVGDVNPGAEIKAGGNIIILGQLKGMAHAGCKGMTDAFVSAIYMAPVQLRIADIITRFPEENKKGPKPPEYAFVQDGQIFVMALS from the coding sequence ATGTATAATGAAAACTATGTGATCTTTAAGGGCACAAAGGACGGTGTCACCGTTATCTTTGACCCGGAGGTATCCTTTGAAACCCTTTGCACACAGCTGGAAAAAAAGGTGGCGGAGGCAGGCAAATTCTTCGATAACGTAAAGACCTCCCTTGCCTTCAAGGGGCGTATATTTACGGAGGAGGAGGAGGAAACCCTCTTAAAGATTATCGCAAAGCATACCACGATGGAAATTACCTTCGTGAAAACAGAAAACAACGAAATCAAGCGTCTGAGCGACCTTCTGGAGAAGGAGCTTGCTCCCTTTAATCTGGCGAAGTTCCACAAGGGCTCTCTGCGCAACGGGCAGAAGATTGAATTTGAAGGCAGCGTCATCGTGGTTGGGGATGTCAACCCCGGTGCAGAAATCAAGGCAGGCGGCAATATCATCATTTTGGGGCAGCTCAAGGGCATGGCGCACGCAGGCTGCAAGGGCATGACGGATGCCTTTGTTTCCGCCATTTATATGGCACCCGTACAGCTGCGCATTGCGGATATCATCACCCGTTTTCCCGAAGAAAACAAAAAGGGCCCCAAGCCCCCTGAATATGCCTTTGTGCAGGATGGGCAAATTTTTGTTATGGCGCTTTCCTAA
- a CDS encoding penicillin-binding transpeptidase domain-containing protein, whose protein sequence is MRRYLEHFLDLCKNRIFVMLCGVIVLFAIIVLRLFSLQIIHGEYYDESITASVSKTLPVAASRGNIYDRYGRPLAVNTVAYCVQVDGSVTLELNREERKTLATDLTDWLWADGHHKVDSLPITTSSPYSFTFKGTDEEKEKQEKSWKASIGLEKKQYKLSATECLKYLYEKYDVPEGYTAAQKRTYLSLAMSDDRNLMALTLARKLSEFGETIDDELPLDTEAPYAFQFNGNTNREKSWKQSMLMKGKELNYNSRKTLDYLRDFFGLPEGLPEQLVRDTLGIRYSLYLKRYQQYQTVTIATDISDKTLAYVEENQDTFPNVVIDTVSLRDYPEGEYFSHILGYIRQMTESDYALYKDEVDADGNPLYSQTDVVGQDGMEKLYEKELNGVDGKVMIEVDNQGRRMSVIDSTEPVAGKDVFLTLDSKLQKVAYDTLESELRTAVLRKLTGGGKTYASSTELFTSMININHISAQKMIQAEDGVQKQVYQKLKQANPTFNPTQDDAVAVAKEFLIDGLEKGSISLKELMLMMIEQGNLSVTEEEKASIENGASPTAFIIKKLSNGEMSPADTGLDPCTGSVFVTQVGTGEVLASVTYPSYDNNELVNTFNNAYYNDLLQDGNTPLVNRPLKQKKASGSTFKMITALAGLETGTITPSTTIVDKGLFKDAGVPYARCWIYSNTGGTHGPVNVSHALEVSCNYFFYELGYRLGSTANGSDSNKAITTLNEYMAAFGLNDYTGVELDEYGPTMASPANKEKAVKTFNPDATTSQTRWTDGDTIRTAIGQSINSYTPAQITKYVSTLANGGTLYKLHMVDHIQNADGTLHSEVEETVENVTKFKEENLQAVYQGMYLVTNGSHGTLRTAFNDLPVKVAAKTGTAEEDKNRSSHTWFVCFAPFDDPQIAITVMIPFGEGSGTPAPAVAKAIIREYLGLDYTPTNTTMQTVLAE, encoded by the coding sequence ATGAGAAGATATCTTGAGCATTTTTTAGATTTATGTAAAAACAGAATATTTGTAATGCTGTGCGGCGTGATTGTGCTTTTCGCGATTATCGTGCTGCGTCTGTTTTCCCTGCAAATTATTCACGGGGAATATTATGACGAATCCATTACGGCGAGCGTTTCCAAAACACTGCCTGTGGCGGCCTCCCGCGGGAATATTTATGACCGCTACGGCAGACCGCTTGCTGTCAATACGGTTGCATACTGCGTACAGGTGGACGGCAGTGTTACCTTAGAGTTGAACAGGGAGGAACGCAAGACGCTTGCTACAGACCTGACCGACTGGCTCTGGGCAGACGGACACCATAAGGTAGATTCCCTGCCCATCACCACATCCTCGCCCTATTCCTTTACCTTTAAAGGAACGGATGAGGAAAAGGAAAAGCAGGAAAAAAGCTGGAAGGCCTCCATTGGTCTGGAGAAAAAGCAATATAAGCTGAGCGCAACGGAATGTCTGAAATATCTGTACGAAAAATATGACGTACCCGAAGGCTACACTGCGGCGCAGAAGCGCACCTATCTTTCCCTTGCCATGAGCGATGACCGCAATCTGATGGCGCTGACCTTGGCAAGAAAGCTTTCCGAATTCGGCGAAACGATTGATGATGAGCTGCCCCTAGACACCGAGGCACCCTATGCTTTCCAATTTAACGGCAACACCAACCGTGAAAAAAGCTGGAAGCAGAGCATGCTGATGAAGGGCAAGGAATTAAACTATAATTCCAGAAAAACTCTGGATTATCTGCGGGATTTCTTCGGGCTGCCAGAGGGTCTGCCCGAACAGCTGGTGCGTGATACACTGGGGATTCGCTATTCCCTCTATCTGAAACGCTATCAGCAGTATCAGACGGTGACGATTGCAACGGATATTTCCGATAAAACCCTTGCCTACGTCGAGGAAAATCAGGATACCTTCCCCAATGTTGTCATTGATACGGTATCTCTGCGGGATTACCCCGAAGGGGAATATTTCTCTCATATCCTCGGATATATCCGCCAGATGACGGAAAGCGACTATGCCCTCTATAAGGATGAGGTGGATGCAGACGGCAATCCGCTTTACAGCCAGACAGATGTTGTCGGGCAGGACGGCATGGAAAAGCTTTACGAAAAAGAGCTGAACGGCGTGGACGGGAAGGTTATGATTGAGGTCGATAACCAAGGCAGACGTATGAGTGTAATCGATTCCACGGAGCCTGTTGCCGGAAAGGATGTTTTCCTGACACTGGACAGCAAGCTGCAAAAGGTTGCGTATGATACACTGGAAAGCGAATTGCGCACGGCAGTTCTCAGAAAGCTGACCGGCGGCGGCAAGACCTACGCCTCCAGTACGGAGCTATTCACTTCCATGATTAACATAAACCACATTTCCGCCCAGAAAATGATACAGGCGGAAGACGGCGTGCAGAAGCAGGTTTATCAGAAGCTGAAGCAGGCAAACCCGACCTTCAACCCCACGCAGGATGATGCGGTTGCGGTTGCAAAGGAATTCCTGATTGACGGTCTGGAAAAGGGCTCTATCAGCCTGAAAGAGCTCATGCTGATGATGATTGAGCAGGGAAATCTGAGCGTAACAGAGGAGGAAAAGGCCTCCATCGAAAATGGCGCATCCCCTACCGCTTTCATCATCAAAAAGCTCAGCAACGGGGAAATGTCCCCTGCGGATACGGGGCTTGACCCCTGCACCGGCTCTGTTTTCGTGACACAGGTTGGCACAGGTGAGGTGCTTGCGAGCGTCACCTACCCTTCCTATGACAACAACGAGTTGGTCAATACGTTTAATAATGCTTACTATAATGACTTATTGCAGGACGGCAACACCCCACTGGTCAACCGTCCGCTGAAGCAGAAAAAGGCATCCGGCTCCACCTTCAAGATGATTACTGCGCTGGCAGGTCTGGAAACAGGCACGATTACGCCAAGCACAACCATCGTGGATAAGGGGCTGTTCAAGGATGCAGGTGTACCCTATGCGCGCTGCTGGATTTATTCCAACACAGGCGGCACCCATGGGCCTGTGAACGTTTCTCACGCGCTGGAGGTTTCCTGTAACTATTTCTTCTATGAGCTGGGCTACCGCTTAGGCAGCACCGCAAACGGCAGCGACAGCAATAAGGCAATTACCACGCTGAATGAATACATGGCAGCGTTTGGTCTGAATGACTATACCGGCGTAGAGCTGGACGAATACGGCCCGACTATGGCATCTCCTGCCAATAAGGAAAAGGCAGTGAAAACCTTTAACCCCGATGCCACCACAAGCCAGACCCGCTGGACGGACGGTGATACCATCCGTACTGCCATCGGGCAGTCCATCAACAGCTACACACCGGCACAGATTACGAAATATGTTTCCACCCTTGCAAACGGCGGCACGCTGTATAAGCTGCACATGGTGGATCACATACAGAATGCTGACGGCACACTCCATTCCGAGGTGGAGGAAACGGTCGAAAATGTAACAAAATTCAAGGAGGAAAATCTGCAGGCTGTTTATCAGGGGATGTATCTGGTAACAAACGGTTCCCACGGTACGCTCCGTACCGCCTTCAATGACCTGCCCGTAAAGGTGGCAGCGAAGACGGGTACTGCCGAAGAGGACAAGAACCGCAGCTCCCATACCTGGTTCGTCTGCTTCGCACCCTTTGATGATCCGCAGATTGCCATTACTGTTATGATTCCCTTCGGCGAAGGCAGCGGTACACCTGCGCCTGCGGTTGCGAAGGCAATTATCCGCGAATATCTGGGGCTGGATTACACCCCCACAAACACCACAATGCAAACAGTTCTGGCAGAATAA
- the mreD gene encoding rod shape-determining protein MreD, with the protein MRIIITTLIVVLNFILQTTLFPYLAIQGVFPNTALIIVTSYSLLRGSKEGALVGAGTGFLMDVFFHTYIGFYTALYLLIGLIFGRSQRSFFRENYILPIIFCAIATIFYQAVLYVSSFVFQGEGNILYFLFRVLLPELVYMTIVTVPLYRVLFGINEWLELKEKYKYRLF; encoded by the coding sequence ATGAGAATCATCATCACCACTCTGATTGTGGTACTGAATTTTATTTTGCAGACCACGCTCTTCCCCTACCTTGCCATCCAAGGGGTATTCCCGAATACCGCCTTGATTATTGTAACCTCCTATTCCCTGCTGCGCGGCAGTAAGGAGGGCGCACTGGTGGGCGCAGGCACAGGGTTTCTGATGGATGTGTTTTTCCACACCTACATCGGCTTTTATACCGCGCTGTATCTTTTGATTGGATTGATTTTCGGACGAAGCCAACGCAGCTTTTTCCGCGAAAATTATATTCTGCCGATTATTTTCTGCGCGATTGCCACAATTTTTTATCAGGCAGTGCTGTATGTTTCAAGCTTTGTGTTCCAAGGAGAAGGAAATATTCTCTATTTCCTCTTCCGCGTACTGCTGCCGGAGCTAGTCTATATGACGATTGTAACCGTTCCGCTGTATCGGGTGCTGTTTGGCATCAATGAATGGCTGGAGCTGAAAGAAAAGTATAAATACCGCCTTTTTTAA
- the mreC gene encoding rod shape-determining protein MreC has product MQEFFLKHKKRIIGAGIAILVLVTVIASGIKLNATLLESAIGVVVTPFQDLTTGISSWIDDTVTSARNKTKLKDENEELKQQIAELTNKNRKLSMYETENERLTALLKIAQKYPAYDSVGARVIAKDPGIWYDGFTINKGTTSSISANMVLIAPEGLVGKVLESGATFSKAQSILDSRSSVPAMSVRTGDLGVVKGNYSLANHGLCKMEYIDGDAEIMVGDEIVTSQLSDIYPEGLAIGKVLEIETDTNGLTKYAVIEPYVDLKHLDTVLVLDKGAKQSGKSTAKTNTQANPDVAEPTDPTDPDTAEPDTTGVAE; this is encoded by the coding sequence TTGCAGGAGTTTTTCTTAAAACATAAAAAACGCATCATTGGTGCGGGCATCGCCATTCTGGTTCTGGTTACCGTGATTGCCAGCGGTATAAAGCTGAATGCCACTCTGCTGGAAAGCGCCATCGGTGTTGTTGTCACCCCGTTTCAGGATTTGACAACCGGCATCAGCAGTTGGATAGACGATACGGTGACATCCGCCCGCAACAAAACAAAGCTGAAGGATGAAAACGAGGAGCTGAAGCAGCAGATTGCAGAGCTGACAAATAAAAACAGAAAGCTTTCCATGTATGAAACGGAAAACGAGCGTCTGACCGCTCTGCTGAAAATTGCGCAGAAATACCCTGCCTATGACAGTGTCGGGGCACGCGTGATTGCAAAGGACCCCGGCATCTGGTATGACGGCTTTACCATCAACAAGGGCACAACAAGCAGCATCAGCGCAAACATGGTTCTGATTGCGCCGGAGGGCTTAGTTGGTAAGGTACTGGAAAGCGGCGCGACCTTCTCCAAGGCGCAGTCCATTCTGGACAGCCGTTCCTCTGTGCCTGCGATGAGCGTGCGGACGGGCGATTTGGGCGTTGTCAAGGGCAATTACAGCCTTGCGAACCACGGTCTGTGCAAAATGGAATATATCGACGGGGACGCGGAAATCATGGTAGGCGACGAAATCGTAACCTCTCAGCTTTCCGATATTTACCCGGAGGGGCTTGCCATCGGCAAGGTACTGGAAATCGAGACCGACACCAACGGGCTGACGAAATACGCTGTGATTGAGCCTTATGTAGACCTAAAGCATCTGGATACGGTTCTGGTTCTGGATAAGGGCGCAAAGCAGAGTGGCAAAAGCACAGCAAAGACAAATACACAGGCAAATCCCGACGTGGCGGAGCCGACAGACCCGACCGACCCTGACACGGCAGAGCCTGACACAACGGGGGTGGCGGAATGA
- a CDS encoding rod shape-determining protein, with the protein MFNAKDMGIDLGTANTLVYMREKGIIVNEPSVVAINTDTREVLAVGNEAKDMIGRTPGNIVAIRPMKDGVIADFDVTQAMLRYFINKAYVRSLFGPKPRIVICVPSGVTEVEKRAVLEAAIAAGSKEKDTYLIEEPMAAAIGAGLPVAEPTGSMVVDIGGGTSEVAIISLGGIVTSTSLRVAGDALDSAIVNYIRKEFSLAVGDRTAEEIKITIGSAYPLDREEKMEIRGRDLVSGLPMTIEINSIHIREALAEPVGSIINSIKQTLEATPPELAADIMEYGITLTGGGAHLRGLDKLITAETGMPVNIANEPLNCVALGTGMVLEQVDKLKSVLISPRKALF; encoded by the coding sequence ATGTTCAATGCCAAAGATATGGGAATTGACTTGGGTACTGCCAATACCCTTGTCTATATGAGAGAAAAAGGAATCATCGTGAATGAGCCTTCCGTTGTTGCCATCAACACGGACACCAGAGAGGTTCTGGCTGTCGGCAACGAAGCGAAGGATATGATCGGGCGTACCCCCGGCAATATCGTTGCCATCCGCCCCATGAAGGACGGCGTTATCGCAGACTTCGACGTAACACAGGCTATGCTGCGTTATTTCATCAATAAGGCGTATGTACGCTCTCTCTTTGGGCCCAAGCCTCGCATTGTAATCTGTGTGCCTTCCGGCGTAACAGAGGTAGAAAAGCGCGCCGTTCTGGAGGCTGCCATTGCCGCAGGCTCCAAGGAAAAGGACACCTATCTGATTGAAGAACCCATGGCAGCGGCGATTGGTGCAGGTCTGCCCGTTGCAGAGCCCACCGGCAGCATGGTTGTTGATATCGGCGGCGGCACAAGCGAGGTTGCTATCATTTCCCTTGGCGGCATTGTTACAAGCACCTCTCTGCGTGTGGCAGGTGACGCACTGGACAGCGCGATTGTAAACTATATCCGTAAGGAATTTTCTCTGGCAGTCGGTGACCGTACCGCAGAGGAAATCAAGATTACCATCGGCTCTGCGTATCCTCTGGACAGAGAGGAAAAAATGGAAATCCGCGGACGCGATTTAGTCAGCGGTCTGCCCATGACCATCGAAATCAATTCCATTCACATTCGCGAAGCACTGGCGGAGCCCGTTGGCTCTATCATCAACAGCATTAAGCAGACCCTGGAGGCAACCCCTCCCGAACTGGCTGCGGATATCATGGAATACGGCATTACACTGACAGGCGGCGGCGCGCATCTGCGCGGACTGGATAAGCTGATTACCGCGGAAACAGGCATGCCCGTTAATATTGCGAACGAACCCCTGAACTGTGTTGCTCTGGGCACAGGGATGGTTCTGGAACAGGTAGATAAGCTGAAATCTGTTCTGATTTCTCCCAGAAAAGCATTATTCTGA
- a CDS encoding DUF4321 domain-containing protein, with protein sequence MRGRSSQNIWILVLLMLAGVVLGGFIAKLVGGVSALSWLAYGNSFGLSSPLMLDLGVLTLQFGLTIRFTIAGIIGIILAFFIYRKL encoded by the coding sequence ATGAGAGGACGTTCCTCACAAAATATCTGGATACTGGTGCTGCTTATGCTTGCAGGCGTGGTTCTGGGCGGCTTTATCGCAAAACTGGTCGGCGGTGTTTCTGCACTCAGCTGGCTTGCATACGGTAACAGCTTCGGGCTTTCCTCTCCGCTTATGCTGGATTTAGGCGTGCTGACATTGCAATTTGGGCTGACCATCCGCTTTACCATTGCGGGTATCATCGGCATTATTCTGGCGTTTTTCATTTACAGAAAGCTATAA
- the rnfB gene encoding RnfABCDGE type electron transport complex subunit B — MDPMSILFPVLSVGGMGVVFGACLGVASEVFKVEEDPRIGQVLECLPGANCGGCGFPGCGGCASAIVAGTAPVNACPVGGAAVAEKVGAIMGVAASSAEPVAAFVKCGGTCDKAKNKYDYFGIDDCNMAVQLAGQGAKSCSYGCLGLGSCKKACAFGAIEIVDGVAVIDKDKCVACGKCVSTCPKHIIELLPAKKKVKVQCSSKDMGKNVIPNCSVGCIACKICEKNCPFDAIHVIDNLAVIDYTKCKACGICANKCPKGVLTGKRPAQPAAPAAAAPAAPKAAPAAEAPKAEAPKAEEAPKAE, encoded by the coding sequence ATGGATCCAATGAGTATTTTATTTCCCGTTCTGAGTGTCGGCGGTATGGGCGTTGTTTTCGGCGCTTGCTTGGGTGTTGCGAGTGAAGTTTTCAAGGTTGAAGAAGACCCTCGTATCGGTCAGGTTTTGGAATGTCTGCCCGGCGCTAACTGCGGTGGTTGTGGTTTCCCCGGTTGTGGTGGTTGTGCATCTGCAATCGTTGCCGGTACAGCTCCTGTAAATGCCTGCCCCGTTGGTGGCGCAGCAGTTGCTGAAAAGGTTGGCGCTATCATGGGTGTTGCAGCTTCCTCTGCTGAACCCGTTGCCGCTTTCGTAAAGTGCGGTGGTACTTGCGATAAAGCAAAAAATAAATACGATTATTTCGGCATTGACGATTGTAACATGGCTGTTCAGCTTGCAGGTCAGGGTGCAAAATCCTGCTCCTATGGCTGTCTGGGTCTGGGCAGCTGCAAGAAGGCTTGTGCCTTCGGCGCAATCGAAATCGTTGACGGTGTTGCAGTAATTGATAAAGATAAATGTGTTGCCTGCGGCAAATGCGTTTCCACTTGCCCCAAACACATCATCGAGCTGCTGCCCGCTAAGAAGAAAGTTAAAGTACAGTGCTCCTCCAAGGATATGGGTAAGAATGTAATCCCCAACTGCTCCGTTGGTTGTATCGCTTGTAAGATTTGCGAAAAGAACTGTCCTTTCGACGCTATTCATGTAATTGATAACCTTGCTGTTATTGATTACACCAAATGTAAGGCTTGCGGCATCTGTGCAAACAAATGCCCTAAGGGCGTGCTGACAGGCAAGAGACCTGCACAGCCTGCGGCTCCCGCCGCTGCTGCACCCGCAGCGCCCAAGGCTGCTCCTGCTGCTGAAGCTCCCAAGGCTGAAGCACCTAAGGCAGAAGAAGCTCCCAAGGCTGAATAA
- the rsxA gene encoding electron transport complex subunit RsxA, whose product MNLILLVLAGIFVNNYVMSQFLGICPFLGVSKKVDTAAGMGMAVIFVMALAAAAAWLVYNLILVPLNITFLYNIAFILLIASLVQFVEMFLKKSAPALYQALGVFLPLITTNCAVLGVAVTNMQKGYNFIESVLNAVGGAAGFALAIILFAGIRERIADNETPKAFDGFPMALITAGLMSIAFLGFSGLIKL is encoded by the coding sequence ATGAATCTGATTTTGTTAGTATTGGCTGGCATTTTCGTAAACAACTACGTTATGTCCCAGTTCTTAGGTATCTGCCCCTTCCTCGGTGTTTCCAAGAAGGTAGATACAGCAGCCGGCATGGGCATGGCTGTAATCTTCGTAATGGCTCTGGCAGCAGCAGCAGCATGGTTGGTATACAACCTGATTCTGGTGCCTCTGAACATTACATTCCTGTATAACATTGCGTTCATTCTGCTGATCGCATCTTTGGTACAGTTCGTAGAAATGTTCCTGAAAAAATCTGCACCTGCTCTGTATCAGGCTCTGGGTGTATTCCTGCCCCTGATTACAACAAACTGCGCAGTATTGGGTGTAGCCGTTACAAATATGCAGAAGGGCTACAACTTCATCGAATCCGTTCTGAACGCAGTTGGTGGTGCTGCCGGTTTTGCTCTGGCAATCATTCTGTTTGCCGGTATTCGTGAAAGAATCGCTGACAATGAAACACCGAAGGCCTTCGATGGTTTCCCTATGGCTCTGATCACAGCTGGTCTGATGTCTATCGCATTCCTGGGCTTCTCCGGTCTGATCAAACTGTAA
- a CDS encoding RnfABCDGE type electron transport complex subunit G produces the protein MDSKAVVKPAIVLLLISAIAAGILGVVSEVTAAPIAAQNEKSLNEGMQAVMPDASSFELLDADLTGTITAVYKGDNGGFVITTEPGGFGGAVKTMVGIDADGTITGLRVTGHSETAGLGAKATDPSFYEQFTGKSGSVSVTKDGGEIVPITSATITSRAVCVGAQEALDWVAANGGAY, from the coding sequence ATGGACTCTAAAGCAGTAGTTAAACCCGCGATCGTTCTGTTGCTTATCTCCGCTATCGCAGCCGGTATTCTGGGTGTTGTATCCGAAGTAACCGCTGCTCCTATTGCTGCACAGAACGAAAAATCTCTGAATGAAGGTATGCAGGCAGTTATGCCCGACGCATCCTCCTTCGAGCTGCTGGATGCTGATCTGACAGGCACAATCACAGCAGTATACAAAGGCGATAACGGCGGTTTCGTTATCACAACAGAGCCCGGCGGTTTCGGCGGCGCTGTAAAAACAATGGTTGGCATTGATGCTGACGGTACAATCACAGGTCTGCGTGTAACAGGTCATTCCGAAACAGCAGGTCTGGGTGCAAAGGCAACCGATCCTTCCTTCTACGAACAGTTCACAGGCAAATCCGGTTCTGTTTCCGTAACAAAGGATGGCGGCGAAATTGTTCCCATCACAAGTGCAACAATTACTTCCAGAGCAGTTTGTGTCGGTGCGCAGGAAGCTCTTGATTGGGTCGCAGCGAATGGAGGTGCTTATTGA
- a CDS encoding RnfABCDGE type electron transport complex subunit D translates to MANFVVSGTPHVRSKESIQSIMRDVIIALVPATAAGIYYFGLRALILIVAAIISAVFFEWLYEKITKKPVTINDLSAVVTGLLLAMNLPASAPVWVAIVGSAFAIIFAKQLFGGLGQNFINPALAGRAFLLASYPTEMTTWVVPNGLAADAATYATPLAQLKNGALDASLKQLVMGQVGGTIGETCAIALIIGGIYLLYKHVISWKIPVIYIATVFILFAVIGRHGMRMPLQEIFAGGVMLGGIFMATDYASSPVTPKGQVIFAVGAGLLTYLIRTFGGYPEGVSYSILIMNCCVPLIERFTEPTIFGALPKTKEAK, encoded by the coding sequence ATGGCTAATTTTGTAGTATCCGGTACCCCTCACGTGCGTTCCAAAGAATCCATCCAGAGCATTATGCGTGATGTTATCATCGCTCTGGTTCCTGCAACAGCAGCGGGTATCTATTATTTCGGCCTGAGAGCACTGATTCTGATTGTAGCTGCAATCATTTCTGCTGTTTTCTTTGAATGGCTGTATGAAAAAATCACAAAAAAACCTGTTACAATCAACGATTTGTCCGCAGTTGTAACCGGTCTGTTACTGGCAATGAACCTTCCTGCATCCGCTCCCGTTTGGGTTGCAATCGTAGGTAGTGCATTTGCCATCATCTTTGCAAAACAACTGTTTGGCGGTCTGGGCCAGAACTTCATCAACCCTGCACTGGCAGGTCGTGCATTCCTGCTGGCTTCCTACCCCACAGAAATGACCACATGGGTTGTTCCCAACGGTCTTGCAGCAGATGCTGCTACATACGCAACACCCCTGGCACAGCTGAAAAACGGCGCACTGGATGCTTCCCTGAAGCAGCTGGTAATGGGTCAGGTTGGCGGTACCATCGGTGAAACCTGTGCAATCGCTCTGATTATCGGCGGTATCTACCTGCTGTACAAGCACGTAATCAGCTGGAAGATTCCCGTAATCTACATCGCAACCGTATTCATTCTGTTCGCAGTAATCGGCAGACACGGCATGCGTATGCCTTTGCAGGAAATCTTCGCCGGCGGCGTTATGCTGGGTGGTATCTTCATGGCAACTGACTACGCTTCTTCTCCCGTAACCCCTAAGGGTCAGGTTATCTTCGCTGTCGGCGCAGGTCTTTTGACTTACCTGATTCGTACCTTCGGCGGTTATCCGGAAGGCGTATCCTATTCTATTCTGATTATGAACTGCTGTGTACCTCTGATTGAAAGATTCACAGAACCTACAATCTTCGGTGCACTGCCTAAAACAAAGGAGGCGAAATAA